From the Trifolium pratense cultivar HEN17-A07 linkage group LG4, ARS_RC_1.1, whole genome shotgun sequence genome, the window AAAGGAACCTTAAAGACTTGGTTGAAGTACCATCATCAGTGCTGGCCAATTTGGAGGTAATTCTGCTTGCAGAATGGTGCTCAGACAGTTTTGAGCTGAGCATGGTTCCTACAAATtctcatttatatattttcaaatatacTGTACACCCTGTATTTGGTTTTCTACATTCTTATGGTGCTCTAATAATACCTTATCATTGCTGAAATGTAACACAAAATCATTATTTCCTTTTTGGATTTTGTTAACAGATACTGCTTGCTAAACGAATGGAAGATGTGTTAGAGCATGCTTTTGATGGAGGGTGCCCATGGAGACAACACTCTAAGTTATAGCAGTATTCTTgacttacaagttacaacaacACGTATTAGTACACCTCTTGTGTTTCAATCATTAATGGCTTGTACATCGATTCAAACACTGTGAAATCTGAATGTTGTTGTGATATTGGGGACCAAGTATATTCAACTGGACTGTCCTAATCGACCAAAGAACAGGAAAACGACAATTTGGATGGGAGCTGGCATGTCAGTGTATATCATTAGGACCCACTCCAGCCTCGACAATTGAAGTTGTTCTTGTGATCACAACTTGTGAGAGGTGAGCAACATGCTCTTCATTTAACATCATCTTCTCGACCTCACTGTGTTGTAAATTGTGTTTGTATGTTCTGCCCCCTTTTTCTTCTAAAGTAGACTGTGCataagataaaataataaaacattGATTTCTCTAAACATGAAGGGAGCTCTCTCTTTAAAAtgtagtttttgttttgttacttTTTTACCGCCGACTCTACTAGCCCTTCATTTTGTTTACAATACGTGGCTTACTAATAAACAGGTTGAATCATGTTATGAAACCaagttttatatatgttaagtataaaaatagtttaaatgatgaaaattattttaatgataCTTTCTTCacatttgcttatatttgattttggttGTAAAAATTGAAGTACTTACTAAAAGAGAAAAGGTTAAGGTTTAAATGTTAGTGTGTTCAAATCTTTGTAAAATTCAATGGTTAAGTGCAAGATTCTACATTTTGGATTTCAAATGTAACTGTGAAAgagaattattttcttttaaattaagTGTAAGTGAGGTTGATGATCATTTTACAATTGTTTCTGATGagtttaaatttaaagttatacTTTTATCACTATACTAACCTCTCATGGACCAAAGCGaattgaaatttaaatgaaagCATAATTGAAAGCGTCGAAACAAAATTCACATGAGAGTTGCAGAGATTACTTTTACGAAGAAAGATGCGAGGTTGTGGAGAGTTAATTTCACGATTCTCAACTTTCCATCCTAGCTTTAGTAATGTTAAAGATATCTGAAAGTGCAGAAAAGTTGTGCGCCTTCTATTCATCGTGATGTTTTGCGAATTGTGATGGTTAATTAGCGCACtcatgttctttttttttttgttaatttcgTCGGAcaatatttccttttttatgCCAGTCTAATGTGTGGTGACAACTTGTAAAGTTTATGATCACTGACTGCAAGGCAAATTACGCCATTGATTAGTTTGCGTGTGGTTTCTAGTTCTATTTAAAGCAAGTTTGCTCCCTTTGTGTCGcgaaaacaaacaaataatagTAGGTTTCATGTATCGTAGAGCAATagattaaagaaacaaaattatagATGACGTCTgatatattttcttcttttttaaccATATGATTtttaaggaattttttttttaactatccAAAGTTCAAtcggaaaataaataaaatatgaccaGTCAAAAATTGAACTCGATATTCTCAATTAACTTAACTTCAACTTAGCTATGTTTTTAAACTCTTGTTTCCATGGTGAAACCCCACTGCAAAGCTTCAACTAGACACACTACTGGTAACAAGTCACATGTTTTACAATACAAACACACTAAagcttttttcttctttagagAATAGCACAATAAAGCTTTTTAAACATTTGAGAATGTGATATACTTCCCAATTCTCTTTTCAATTCTCTTTATTGTTACTATACACTATAGATAGATACACGTACtctttattttatgtaaaaaatcCAATGTATCCATGCGTTACGCGACAAATTTCTAATGGTTTCAAGCTAATATGACATATATCTATAAAATGTTACCAAATGTAACCAAATCAAAACAGAAAAGCAAGCAGAAGAAAACAGAATTTTAGCTTCTATTTGGCTTTTGCCAGAGTAAGTTTTCCTTATCCAATCAACGTGCAGTATCAGATTCCACCAAACTAATCATATTTCTTGtatataaaaacaatatattaataCAATATTGCCCCCACCCCATCACATTATAAGGCCTAAAAACATATTCCATTTCTCACAATCACACACTCAACCAAAAAAAGAGAACTATATGGAAAAACTTAGAAGCATGAAGTTCCTCATATACATagttttttctcttctttttctttctcaacacTCAAATGGTTATGGCTCCAATCTTATCCTTCAATCTTGTAGGGATGCCTCTAATAATGACCCAAATTTGAGCTATGATTTTTGTGTTACATCCCTCAATGAAGCTTGCAAGAACAAATCACAACCTACCAAACTTGAAGATCTTGTGAACATATCAATTCAGCTAACCAAGTCCAATGGAACCAAAATCATTTCCATAATTTCAAAGCAGTTGCAAAACCAAACTCAAGATGAATATGTCAAATCATGTTTACAAGATTGTTTTGATCTTTACAATGATTCACTTTCATCTTTAGATGATGCTTTGGTTGCTTTCAATAAATCAAAGGATTTGGACACGGCCGGTATAAACGTTAGCGCCGCCTTAGATGATTCGGTTACATGTGAAGATCAATTCAAAGAAaggaaagagaaaaatgaaacttCTCCTTTAACAAAAGAGAATCGTGTTTACTTTCAACTCAACGTCATATCTCTATCTTTTATTCAAATGATTCATCAACATAACTAGCTAGCTAGCTCTTGAGAAGAAGCATGTACATGTAGTGTTCTGTGAGTCATGTGAAATTAATTTTACTAGTTTCATATGTGAAAAAAGTTGAATTGTGGATGAAAATTagagatgaaaaaaataaaattaatctaGAGATGGATTGTATTTATTCATATCTAATTTTTGTTGGTTATTACTTgtctttttaaatatatatatatatatatatatattgatattatttctgtcaaaaaaataatattgatattATATGTTATTCTGTATATTTTTTGGGTGTAAACCGGGTAATCCCTCGAGCTTTGTAGGATTTAAATGGACGGCAAACTCTCCTTAAGAGGTTTAACGTTGTTGTATGCCTAGGACTAAGACAGAGATCGAACTCAGAATTGTATTGAGGTTGAAATTGTAAGtgtgattttcttttttcttttttctttttatttgaaagaGTGTGATGATTTTCATATGAAggaattgcttttttttttctttgttttgtttccttCTAAAGTTTAGTCTATGATTTTCTTTTAACAACAAAGTTTAGTCTATTTTTAATATCATGATGAGTATATCTAAATTATATCGAGCTAccgtaatttttttaaaaattacactttataatttttataatattatagtGAACTACCGTAATTCTGACATATTCACCGACACCCGAGTATGTGGTACCAAAgataagtttgttattatagtatttttttttgttgtgtgtTTTTTATGTTGCGTGATGATAAGTTGATAGCAACCAAGATTTTCTTCCTTAGCTTcttgttattattgttattgttgttattattggATGGGTATGGTATGGCTAACAGGTGAGAAGCTAGTTACCAATTCGGTTTGATTGGACAAAAGTAGAAAGTGATTGTGACATATAAGTCACTTTTTATAGGTCCACTTAGAACTTTGGGTTGGACAGTGCTAACTTCATGCATATTCCATCTTGTGCTTTACTAgttttggtgaaaataaaataaataaattctttttgtttgtaCTAACATTATCATCATACAAAATTAATGCATGTTGTTGGAATGAGACCAAGTCAAAATTTACTATGATGTGTGATCATTAGtatttagtatttatttttataattataaaaacaattgAAAGAGAGGATGATATCTCATATGAAATTTCGTATTAATATTATGATaacccaaaaaataatataaaaaaaaagtagtccTAATTAAggatttgttttttctcttgtttGCCGTTTGTGGAAATCGTTGCATATTTGCAATGATGACATTCCATTCTTAACCATAGACAATGATAACATACCGGTAATCATGGCTCCAAGCCTTCTCAATACCGTAGAAGATAGATTGTAGCTCTCGTTAATATTGGCAGTAATACCACAGCTGCCTAAGAAACCCAATAACCAGTTGTTGTTAGTGTCCCAAATTAAACTTCCAAAACCAGACGTCCTAAATTATCAAGAGAGCTAACGTCAACAATTAATTTAACCGCGGCACCTTACGGAGGTTTCCAAGAAACCAAATGTGGTTCCTTGTGATTGTGAACAGAACCAGAACTCCTAACAACTCTAGTCACTGAATTActtcacaaacaaaaaattgtggtatttaattaaaataattaatatttttttatatctataAAATGTCTCTTAGTATTGAAGAGAAATGCTAACTTGGGCACAActccaaatcaattttatttaggCGCACACACAtcattgaaaaaaatttaaagataaataaattagtcACATCATCTTATATTAATtcattcttttatcttttaatttttttaacttatgtaTGTGtgcttaataaaaattaatttaggcTTGTGCGTAGGTAAGAATAGCTCTAgtattgaaatatatatagattttaaaagaattttatgtattaaattttgcaaaaaaaaattagttgacCTACACTTATTCAACTTTCTACCCAAATATTTTGTTATCTTTTCAATgtagtttgtcaaaaaaaatcatgaaactTGTTACAGTACCCTTCTTGTGTTGAATTTGCTTATTATACGTTATTCAGTCTAGCACTCTAGTTTACtacttgatttttattttttttgacacatagcTTACTACTTGATATTGATTCaaaattcttcaatttttattggttcAAATTTGCTTTCAAAGTGACAAAATTCTTGTGTGGATGGCTTATTACACATTATTCAACCTAACTACTTGATTATTTGTTTTACAATATCTAACTAATTGATATTGATTTAAATTTTCTTTCAACGTGACAAAGTTCACGTTTTATTTTCATTCATATTGGGTTATGAATAAAATGTATTTGTGTGGAtatctacccaaaaaaaaaaaagtatttgtgTGGATATATGGTTTCTTTATAGCCTTTCAAATTTCTTAGTATCTAAAACCTCCATTAGCGAGTGTAGGTTTTTCTGCGTTAACTAATTTAGTGACTATAAATCTTaccttaaagataaataaataaatagagcatttgaaatttaattCCGGTGATACCTACTCTACCCCTTCACAATTTAGAGGTATTTACCCATCGGTCAATGAAAACAAGCCACATAAGTAGATTTGTATGTGGTACCCTGCAACATGGACGGACCTATGTTAAGGCCAAGTGTGGCCATGGCCACACCAAATTTTgtttatacatatatatgtgtagttaaatatgtttggtccccgtgagcttaacttagTTGGTTGAGACATCGCATATATTATTTAtgagtcggagttcgaactccggacactccacttattcatttttaaggtgaaatttctaactactaggctactgaaaaagaaaaaataagaagagataaatatgtttttggtctctataaaatagtaacattttaaatttagtctttacttaatttttattaaatttttaatccctaaaaaattatcatgttgTCAATTTTGATATCTACTGTTAAGAAAACTTGTATTTTTGAATGGTTATTTCGTAggtatgtttaaaaaaaaagttcatctagaaaaaaataacacaaaatatttgatttctagatcataattttcattacttttactttaaaaagtcatatttaaatacatatcatgtcaaaaaatgataaataaaagagaagtaCAATTATTTAGTGTTGTAAATTTCCACTTGCATAAGTTTAATGTTAAATATAGTTAAGAGAATACTAaacttttaacatttcttttgtctctaattttttacttttgtctcaaaattttagtttttttaaaaaactaaagcACAGTTAATGATATTTTTCCCTTTGTTCCCTTGTAAAAACTATAAACAtctattaattgaatttttattttttttaaaaaataaaataaaaagtaagagtaaaaataacataacatttcaatatttattatttcttattcTATGTGcgaaattttaaaatgactAAAGATTTAAGACAAATAAAGTATATTTTTCATACTTAAATTCAAAATtgtcatttaaaatttttaatgcTAATAAATTTTGgccacacaaaaaaaaacatccTAGTTCCGTCCTTGCCCTGcaaccaatttttatttcacatgcaaatttatttatgtggCTTTGTTCTCATTAGTTGATGGATAAATTTCCCCAAATTATGAAGAGgtaatttagaaaaaaatttcaaacccCGACTCCCACATATATTAATGAGTGTACGTTATCAGCACAAAGATGTAACAACCTTCAAATGACGATGAAATTTCGAATAGTTTTTTTATCACTTGCACATAGGGATATTCACGAGTACAGGTAACTCGTTCAACCCGGTGATCTAATTAACCCGACTCACGTTTTACCCAAATTCATTCAAGTGTGAGTCCAATCTGTACCAATCCGTTCAAATTCGAAGTGGTTTGGTTCGGGTAATGGGTTCATGATTCTAAACTCAGGAATTCGTGAACCcaatccattttaaaaaaattgttacatttattattttattttttttgacgaactatattttttttttgtgaagaaattttatgttttttttaagaaaggAAATTGTATGttttaaaatcttaaattttgatactatatttaaattatttcatGTAATTTCAAgtgtttaaatttttaatggtaaaatttgtctaaatttttaaaaatttcatgaaaaatatcatctttgagaattcattaaaaaaactatatgtaATGACCCATTGACCCAATCCCCTCACCACCGAATTGGATCGGTTCGGGTTTACACATAGAGATATGTAaaagaggattttttttttcgctCCCCCACCCTTCTCGTGTGTATCTTGCGTTACTATTTTTACCCCCTCCTCCCTCGCATCTTAAGTAGCGAGGGTTGTAAAAAACATAATTTCAAAAAACCTGATTTACTATTTAAAGTGTGAACTTAAATGTGAACCCTTTCCTCACCCTATAAAAACATTTTGACCGAAACATCGTATGTCTGTGAGTGGTCGATACTATGTCACAGCCACTTCGTTGTAATTTAACTAGCAaaccttataaaaaattaaattctagAAAAATACAGTACGCTACTCAAGTTGCGAACTTAGTTCGCACCATCACTGTCAGTATAAAAATAAGGCCAAATGCATTCATGAGTCCTTTAAATTTCGCATTTGTAATAGTTAAGTCTTataagttttttaggtaacaaaaaTATTCTTAAAGTTTCTGACTTGTTGGACCGTTACCCTTGAAACTATCATTCGTTAGAAAAACTTGTTGCATTGTCACCATTCTAATTACCTTGTTCTACTGTGACCTTTAACGTTGACTGGACAcatatgtttttaaattgtcattttagtccttaaatatattttttgttgatcaatttagtccataataataataatattggtaACAAAAGAGATATTAAAGATGCATTTACAAAAGAGATATTAAAGCATTTCGGGTACGATGcatagttcagttggtaggaacattacataatataatatgacTAATTTTATTGGAGTTAAAGATGTGAgttcattaaataataaaaaattagtaaaatatgtCCCGTAAGTATAGCTCAAATGGCAACTATccgaaatattattaaaaagacCGAAATTTGAACCCAAATTTCAtatttctccacatttaaatgtgtgacaATCTAACCTGCGTGATACTtaacaaaaaggtaaaaaattagtaaaatagtatTTCTCTAAGCAAACTTTGGattattcattcataatattcATAGTAAATCCACCTAAGCATACActaatagaataataaaaaagagaaagcAAAACAAAGACAGTTGAATAATTGTAATCgattgatccatcaaatcaaaTTACATACAGTGAAGCAGGAAGCAAATCTGAGGTGGTGACGGAATCGAGATCGGAATCGGAATCGGAATCACAACGAACCGTTGTTAATCTTAATGGCGCCGGTTTCAGCTCTCGCTAAGTACAAGCTTGTTTTCTTGGGCGATCAATCCGTCGGTAAAACCAGCATCATCACTCGCTTCATGTACGACAAATTCGACAATACCTATCaggtttctttcttcttttcagATCCATTCATCATTTTCGTCGTTTTACACAGATCAAGTTTCATTCGAAATTCATACGAAATTTCCACAAAACCATACTCAATTTCATAATTCTATGCTATTATATTGTACAATCATATTTAAATGCTTCTTATTGAGTTTAACTTATTGTCTTTTTATTGATTAaccaacaaatatgaaattgcTTAGGAAATTTCCTTTATAAAGTACAATCTTTCTGTATAAATTAACCATACAttgcttttttttcttctatagtTCTGCATTATCATTCACATAAACCGATTTCAATTCATTATCATAAGAAATAAATTATGCATAGGTATTCTTTGTGTGTTTCTCTATAcctttttttcttgtttcttgttacaatcTCTCATGGAACAATATGTTCTAGTCACGACTTAATCGACCAAACCTGCGAAAAATGTGCAAACCAATCTGTAATTTTGAGCTATAGTTTATGCTCGACAGCTCTTCCGGTGGTTCCGGTGAGTCATTCGACAAATCTTGAAGGGTTGGCTATAATTGCAATGGAGTTAGCTTTGGAGAATGTGACTAATACGCTTGCAACTGTAGAGAAGTTATTGGGTGATGAGAGTTTGGATAAATATGTGATGGGTTGCTTAACGGATTGTTTGGAACTATATAGTGATGCGGTATGGAGGATAGTGGATTCCGTAGATGTTTTCTTATCGGGGAATTATGAAGTAAGTAGGATTTGGATGAGTTCGGTTATGGAAGCAGCGTCGACATGCCAACAAGGTTTTGAAGAGAAGGGTGAAGTTTCTCCTTTGACCGAGGAGAATTATAATCTCTTCCAGTTATGTGGTATTGCGCTTTGCATCATCCACTTGTCTACCCCTGTGACTGCAAATGCAATACCTTTTTAATCAATTCACACCAAGTTCAACTGCAAATGCAGTACCTTTCTGTTTTACTTGAGCTGATTATGTAGAGATCCACGTTTtaactttatgtttttatttgtaAACTACGATTGTAAGAATGTTTTTTCATTAACTGACTTGCTGGGGACTAGGAGTATGACTAGAGAAATAAGACATGTTGCCTACTTGCCTATATATTAGAAGGAGGATGGGAAGGAGAGGTAAATTGATATTTGAGGGAATAAGGGCCCTTGAGTATTG encodes:
- the LOC123923933 gene encoding putative invertase inhibitor — its product is MEKLRSMKFLIYIVFSLLFLSQHSNGYGSNLILQSCRDASNNDPNLSYDFCVTSLNEACKNKSQPTKLEDLVNISIQLTKSNGTKIISIISKQLQNQTQDEYVKSCLQDCFDLYNDSLSSLDDALVAFNKSKDLDTAGINVSAALDDSVTCEDQFKERKEKNETSPLTKENRVYFQLNVISLSFIQMIHQHN
- the LOC123923935 gene encoding pectinesterase inhibitor 12-like; protein product: MHRYSLCVSLYLFFLFLVTISHGTICSSHDLIDQTCEKCANQSVILSYSLCSTALPVVPVSHSTNLEGLAIIAMELALENVTNTLATVEKLLGDESLDKYVMGCLTDCLELYSDAVWRIVDSVDVFLSGNYEVSRIWMSSVMEAASTCQQGFEEKGEVSPLTEENYNLFQLCGIALCIIHLSTPVTANAIPF